Genomic segment of Penaeus monodon isolate SGIC_2016 chromosome 32, NSTDA_Pmon_1, whole genome shotgun sequence:
ggtAGAATGCTTAAAAGTATTTCCCCCTTCTTACAAGTAACAGAAAGTTATATCGGAAATGAGTGGAAAGTTTTAATGGTCACCTGGACCNNNNNNNNNNNNNNNNNNNNNNNNNNNNNNNNNNNNNNNNNNNNNNNNNNNNNNNNNNNNNNNNNNNNNNNNNNNNNNNNNNNNNNNNNNNNNNNNNNNNNNNNNNNNNNNNNNNNNNNNNNNNNNNNNNNNNNNNNNNNNNNNNNNNNNNNNNNNNNNNNNNNNNNNNNNNNNNNNNNNNNNNNNNNNNNNNNNNNNNNNNNNNNNNNNNNNNNNNNNNNNNNNNNNNNNNNNNNNNNNNNNNNNNNNNNNNNNNNNNNNNNNNNNNNNNNNNNNNNNNNNNNNNNNNNNNNNNNNNNNNNNNNNNNNNNNNNNNNNNNNNNNNNNNNNNNNNNNNNNNNNNNNNNNNNNNNNNNNNNNNNNNNNNNNNNNATCGTTTTTCCTATTCATAAATCGTCAAACCCCgtacaatgaaatgataatatagcAAATCTCCTTTCTGTAAGTTTGAAGAAACCGTGTTCGTTCTAAGGCAGCGTGGTCACGTGACAGGGCTCCGACTCGGCTCCGCCATCGCCCGAGGCAGTTTTGGCCGAGACGGAGAAGGTATAAGCGGTTGCGGCTGCCAGCCCCGTTAGAGTGACCTATGGatggaagggagaatgaaaggatCGATGAATGAGGAAATAGAGCTGGGGGTGAgatatacagacgcacacacacgcacataaaNNNNNNNNNNNNNNNNNNNNNNNNNNNNNNNNNNNNNNNNNNNNNNNNNNNNNNNNNNNNNNNNNNNNNNNNNNNNNNNNNTATCCAGNNNNNNNNNNNNNNNNNNNNNNNNNNNNNNNNNNNNNNNNNNNNNNNNNNNNNNNNNNNNNNNNNNNNNNNNNNNNNNTAGACAGACTGAAAAGCaaatatacagtagatatatatacagacaggcaTGTGCATATAGATTGACTTAGAGACTACACGTTATATACTCTCTCCCTAccctacacataaacaaacacacaacatttatatctACAACTGCACTACACACACGCGACCTACCTTGACCTCAAACGGACGATCGAGGAAGGCGAATTCCTCACTGCCAGAATCTAGGTCACAGGACCAGGTCACTCTATAAGTCACAGCGCACAAGGTATTGGTCTGAAGATTGAGGAAAAGTAGAGGTAGATGAAATCAGGAGAATGATAAagtagattattttttattaatgtataggAGGTAATCTTGNNNNNNNNNNNNNNNNNNNNNNNNNNNNNNNNNNNNNNNNNNNNNNNNNNNNNNNNNNNNNNNNNNNNNNNNNNNNNNNNNNNNNNNNNNNNNNNNNNNNNNNNNNNNNNNNNNNNNNNNNNNNNNNNNNNNNNNNNNNNNNNNNNNNNNNNNNNNNNNNNNNNNNNNNNNNNNNNNNNNNNNNNNNNNNNNNNNNNNNNNNNNNNNNNNNNNNNNNNNNNNNNNNNNNNNNNNNNNNNNNNNNNNNNNNNNNNNNNNNNNNNNNNNNNNNNNNNNNNNNNNNNNNNNNNNNNNNNNNNNNNNNNNNNNNNNNNNNNNNNNNNNNNNNNNNNNNNNNNNNNNNNNNNNNNNNNNNNNNNNNNNNNNNNNNNNNNNNNNNNNNNNNNNNNNNNNNNNNNNNNNNNNNNNNNNNNNNNNNNNNNNNNNNNNNNNNNNNNNNNNNNNNNNNNNNNNNNNNNNNNNNNNNNNNNNNNNNNNNNNNNNNNNNNNNNNNNNNNNNNNNNNNNNNNNNNNNNNNNNNNNNNNNNNNNNNNNNNNNNNNNNNNNNNNNNNNNNNNNNNNNNNNNNNNNNNNNNNNNNNNNNNNNNNNNNNNNNNNNNNNNNNNNNNNNNNNNNNNNNNNNNNNNNNNNNNNNNNNNNNNNNNNNNNNNNNNNNNNNNNNNNNNNNNNNNNNNNNNNNNNNNNNNNNNNNNNNNNNNNNNNNNCTTCTTAAAACGGAAGCAAAAAATAGTGCCAAGGGAACTATTTGAAGAGTGCCAACCGGAAATTTGACGAGGTGGAACtctttcattaaaaataaaaactttagaaTCAAGATTTAATTATGGAGTATAGAGTGGGACCCATAGGCTTAACTTTTCCGCTGAATACAGCCTAATGAGCAAGGCAGCATACGTCATTAATATGTATACGACTTTGAACCCGGAGTTCGTCTGCGGGAAAGATGAAAAGTACTCCCACAAACCTCAAGCACCAGCCTACCTCGGGGGCGAACCAACGCAGGGACACCGATCCAGCACCCACGTCAGTATAGTTCAGTCCTTGAGGTGCTGAGGGCGTGTCTTCAGCGGTGGTGAAATTGCAGCCGACCTCAGGGCTCTCGAAACCTGACACGGTTACGGCACTTAGACCGATGCCATAGTCGGTACAAGCGGCCAGGCCTTCGAACACTTCTTGGGTGCGGAGACTGCCGGCTGGGCGAAGTTGTGGTTGCTTTTTTGGTGGACACGGTTTTATGGTTAAAAGTTGTGGGTACATATTCGTAGagttaaatgtataattatatatttgataactgACTATAATACATAACAgccgacaaaaaaaaatcctgtttctTATACTGGGTTCTTATTGAAACATATTTATTTCTACAGGTATCCCAATTAACGTTCCTTGTCCAAAAATAAacctcgtttttttccttttccNNNNNNNNNNNNNNNNNNNNNNNNNNNNNNNNNNNNNNNNNNNNNNNNNNNNNNNNNNNNNNNNNNNNNNNNNNNNNNNNNNNNNNNNNNNNNNNNNNNNNNNNNNNNNNNNNNNNNNNNNNNNNNNNNNNNNNNNNNNNNNNNNNNNNNNNNNNNNNNNNNNNNNNNNNNNNNNNNNNNNNNNNNNNNNNNNNNNNNNCTTTACGTNNNNNNNNNNNNNNNNNNNNNNNNNNNNNNNNNNNNNNNNNNACCATCGNNNNNNNNNNNNNNNNNNNGTNNNNNNNNNNNNNNNNNNNNNNNNNNNNNNNNNNNNNNNNNNNNNNNNNNNNNNNNNNNNNNNNNNNNNNNNNNNNNNNNNNNNNNNNNNNNNNNNNNNNNNNNNNNNNNNNNNNNNNNATCTAGGGNNNNNNNNNNNNNNNNNNNNNNNNNNNNNNNNNNNNNNNNNNNNNNNNNTGCAATACATACGCGTTTATTAAGATCACTCAAGTTGATAATCCTGGTATCGTATTCGTGAACGCACTGAGGGAAGGTCGCCGGCGCAGCGAACGTGACGGTGGCGGAGTGTGACATCACAGCCAATATCTTCAAGTCCTGCGGAGCTCCGGTtgctggcggggggagggggggggggttgtgaattCTCGGGATACTGTTAATTGGTGGAGTAAGTTTTGTTGTGTGAAAAATAATCTGTGTTGTTATATGATAAAACTGTGTAACNNNNNNNNNNNNNNNNNNNNNNNNNNNNNNNNNNNNNNNNNNNNNNNNNNNNNNNNNNNNNNNNNNNNNNNNNNNNNNNNNNNNNNNNNNNNNNNNNNNNNNNNNNNNNNNNNNNNNNNNNNNNNNNNNNNNNNNNNNNNNNNNNNNNNNNNNNNNNNNNNNNNNNNNNNNNNNNNNNNNNNNNNNNNNNNNNNNNNNNNNNNNNNNNNNNNNNNNNNNNNNNNNNNNNNNNNNNNNNNNNNNNNNNNNNNNNNNNNNNNNNNNNNNNNNNNNNNNNNNNNNNNNNNNNNNNNNNNNNNNNNNNNNNNNNNNNNNNNNNNNNNNNNNNNNNNNNNNNNNNNNNNNNNNNNNNNNNNNNNNNNNNNNNNNNNNNNNNNNNNNNNNNNNNNNNNNNNNNNNNNNNNNNNNNNNNNNNNNNNNNNNNNNNNNNNNNNNNNNNNNNNNNNNNNNNNNNNNNNNNNNNNTCTCCTTTCACACAGAATAAAAACGAAACGAACTTACGAACGTCCTTGGTGGTCGCGGTGTCAAATATGGCTGACCCGAGCTGACCGCTTGGCGACACCGACCTCACCTCGACCTCGTAATCTACGCATGGCGATAGTCCCTTGAATGaggaatataatgacaataacatttcTATTTAATCTTTAAACAATTCGAAATCATTGTTCTTGTTCAGCGGTATATCTAAACTAAGTCCTGTTATTTGttaaacttatatttttttctatggcttAAGCTGACATGCACAAGAGGAAAATTTATTGaacaatttatctattttcatcgttttatctcttttttttggcATGTTTTAGTGCAAGACTAGAGGGAGGTAAGTGCATGGAGGATGAAAACACCTCTTCTATGTCAACTCTTTCACGTAAGTTTCAGCAATTATTCTTACGTTGAAGATAGCCTGTGAGTCAGCTGTGTGTAGGCAGTCGCTCGTCAGCGTGTCAGCATCTCGTATACAAGCGTAGTAGTGATCGACGCACGTCTGTGAATTTTCTTCCACCCTGAGTCTGGGTAATTTACTCCATGCCGCCGGAGATGCCATTATACGTTGCCATATTGCAGTGGCATGAGGAGACGGCCCAACCGACGTCCAACGGACTCTTGGGTACTTGTGTGAGAGTGACACCCTTCTCTTTAAATGGCGAGAGACTGTCCTTCCTCTTATGTCCTTGGAaatttatcttatctctctccgaTGTTTTCAAAGGTGTCAAAATATTCACTGGGACGTATACTGTGCAGATTAATACACTCATGTGTTTGAATTAATATACAAATAGCCTGTAATCTACTGTGTCACAAAGGTTCCCTTGCGACAATTGAGATNNNNNNNNNNNNNNNNNNNNNNNNNNNNNNNNNNNNNNNNNNNNNNNNNNNNNNNNAATCGTTCGAGCtcataatttcgttttttttttttNNNNNNNNNNNNNNNNNNNNNNNNNNNNNNNNNNNNNNNNNNNNNNNNNNNNNNNNNNNNNNNNNNNNNNNNNNNNNNNNNNNNNNNNNNNNNNNNNNNNNNNNNNNNNNNNNNNNNNNNNNNNNNNNNNNNNNNNNNNNNNNNNNNNNNNNNNNNNNNNNNNNNNNNNNNNNNNNNNNNNNNNNNNNNNNNNNNNNNNNNNNNNNNNNNNNNNNNNNNNNNNNNNNNNNNNNNNNNNNNNNNNNNNNNNNNNNNNNNNNNNNNNNNNNNNNNNNNNNNNNNNNNNNNNNNNNNNNNNNNNNNNNNNNNNNNNNNNNNNNNNNNNNNNNNNNNNNNNNNNNNNNNNNNNNNNNNNNNNNNNNNNNNNNNNNNNNNNNNNNNNNNNNNNNNNNNNNNNNNNNNNNNNNNNNNNNNNNNNNNNNNNNNNNNNNNNNNNNNNNNNNNNNNNNNNNNNNNNNNNNNNNNNNNNNNNNNNNNNNNNNNNNNNNNNNNNNNNNNNNNNNNNNNNNNNNNNNNNNNNNNNNNNNNNNNNNNNNNNNNNNNNNNNNNNNNNNNNNNNNNNNNNNNNNNNNNNNNNNNNNNNNNNNNNNNNNNNNNNNNNNNNNNNNNNNNNNNNNNNNNNNNNNNNNNNNNNNNNNNNNNNNNNNNNNNNNNNNNNNNNNNNNNNNNNNNNNNNNNNNNNNNNNNNNNNNNNNNNNNNNNNNNNNNNNNNNNNNNNNNNNNNNNNNNNNNNNNNNNNNNNNNNNNNNNNNNNNNNNNNNNNNNNNNNNNNNNNNNNNNNNNNNNNNNNNNNNNNNNNNNNNNNNNNNNNNNNNNNNNNNNNNNNNNNNNNNNNNNNNNNNNNNNNNNNNNNNNNNNNNNNNNNNNNNNNNNNNNNNNNNNNNNNNNNNNNNNNNNNNNNNNNNNNNNNNNNNNNNNNNNNNNNNNNNNNNNNNNNNNNNNNNNNNNNNNNNNNNNNNNNNNNNNNNNNNNNNNNNNNNNNNNNNNNNNNNNNNNNNNNNNNNNNNNNNNNNNNNNNNNNNNNNNNNNNNNNNNNNNNNNNNNNNNNNNNNNNNNNNNNNNNNNNNNNNNNNNNNNNNNNNNNNNNNNNNNNNNNNNNNNNNNNNNNNNNNNNNNNNNNNNNNNNNNNNNNNNNNNNNNNNNNNNNNNNNNNNNNNNNNNNNNNNNNNNNNNNNNNNNNNNNNNNNNNNNNNNNNNNNNNNNNNNNNNNNNNNNNNNNNNNNNNNNNNNNNNNNNNNNNNNNNNNNNNNNNNNNNNNNNNNNNNNNNNNNNNNNNNNNNNNNNNNNNNNNNNNNNNNNNNNNNNNNNNNNNNNNNNNNNNNNNNNNNNNNNNNNNNNNNNNNNNNNNNNNNNNNNNNNNNNNNNNNNNNNNNNNNNNNNNNNNNNNNNNNNNNNNNNNNNNNNNNNGTTTGTTAAATTATACTTGATTATTGCCTACTCTTATAGAGATTAACCTaagtagtatatctatatatatagtattattattaatcNNNNNNNNNNNNNNNNNNNNNNNNNNNNNNNNNNNNNNNNNNNNNNNNNNNNNNNNNNNNNNNNNNNNNNNNNNNNNNNNNNNNNNNNNNNNNNNNNNNNNNNNNNNNNNNNNNNNNNNNATTAGGTGTCTAGTATATCTAttctacattatatatgatacacaaattaatataacaaatagNNNNNNNNNNNNNNNNNNNNNNNNNNNNNNNNNNNNNNNNNNNNNNNNNNNNNNNNNNNNNNNNNNNNCtcttattatttagatataatgtatgtatatcattatggATAACTACTGAATGCGCNNNNNNNNNNNNNNNNNNNNNNNNNNNNNNNNNNNNNNNNNNNNNNNNNNNNNNNNNNNNNNNNNNNNNNNNNNNNNNNNNNNNNNNNNNNNNNNNNNNNNNNNNNNNNNNNNNNNNNNNNNNNNNNNNNNNNNNNNNNNNNNNNNNNNNNNNNNNNNNNgatagataaatgtatgttaGAATAATACACATCCATCTTACTCTGTGAAACACCAAAGAAACCGCCTCACTGTACTAAAAACCCTCTCAAttgccacccccccttttccatctccctacTCTGCCACTCATGCACATTCTTACCGGTCTCTCCCGTACTACCTTTCGTCCCGTACTTGTTCTAGTCCCCCGAGCTGATCTTGTTCCTCCTTGCAAGCCCATACACGAACATGCTGACTAACAGtggtaatatagatgtatatgttcgTGGCAATGGGGCGGAGGTCGTAGATTGTGGAGTATGTGATCAGCCTTCTCCCTCTTAGCTGATGCGGGACTGAGGGCTCGAATTTGGCGGAGTATCATGGTGCCCTGTAATCAGCCCCTTAAACTGCCAAGGTGAAAACGTCGGTTTTGATGTTATAATCCGTTAAATTTGACTAGGCTATGTCTGACTGACCCGTTCTGGGTCTCCTAAGTGTTTTGGTGTTGATTCGGTATTGATCTTTGTTGACTGAGATCATCTCTTATCGACTTTTgtgaaaatatctatttatcttctacttTTTAAAACATACTGCCCCCTCAGTCTATTATCTCGGGACTAAAAATTGTTTTCCTATCTACGTAACGTATCGATTTTTTAGTTTTACCCTTTACAAGGTATCTTTggtattcccttttctttctctgggtTAACTTTATCACGTATGTGCTGTATAGTCCAATGTCTCCATCGCCGATTACTTGCATcggatgacaataatgatgaattggaaaggaaaaaaataNNNNNNNNNNNNNNNNNNNNNNNNNNNNNNNNNNNNNNNNNNNNNNNNNNNNNNNNNNNNNNNNNGTTGTGAAGGTAAGGGGTTAAAAGACAGCCTTAGAATATAATTATAGGGAGAATACTGTAATAGAGTAATATGTGCATATACTGAGGGCAGCAGACCAGAATAAAAGTATAGATtgaaaggaagataaggaagacagaggagagagaagcgtagTATAAGGGCAGTGTCGCACGACAACTGGGTTTGAACAAATAATTGAAGATTGtgagggagaaaaatgaggaaatgaggagCAAGCAAGGCACTGACGGATCTAAAAGGCAGAGAGGTGGATATGAGGACGAGATAGGTCACACATAACAGGGATGAGTCGACATAATAACAATGCATGCAACGAGAAGTGAAAGGGCGAGAAACGGTGTGCATAAAAACATAAGCGAGCACCCTGAAGCAGAGAACGAAGTAACAACGGTACTGTGGTAAAAGGAAATTGTAAGAGGCacgaacaataacaaatacaaatgagACACAGAGGGGATTCCACAGTGACAACAGCCaggaacacacaaacatatataacaacGGCTACTGGTAGTACTCACAGGCTTATGCAACATTTCCTTGATATACACCACTTCGATCCTCGATCCTTCATTTGGCCTAGACCGATCCGCTCCCCTTTCGCGAccgtctttttccctcctcctccatattcTCCTGGCTTCcatctgtctctcgtctctcttccgtcctctcctatctctccgctctccccctctcctcctcgtcccacTCCCTCCgtctccatctttcccttcctctcctcgcatactctctcttctcctgtctcgcTCTTCTCCCCATCGTCGCCATCTGCCCGGGACGCCGGCCATGCGGTTCTTACGACCgagctccctcctctctcgtctctcgcacTACATTGCTACTCTCCAAGCTgatcctctcacctccctctctcctctcctctccctctctctccccctcccctctttcgtcctcctcttctgtcctcctccccctcatccctctccctccctctctgcttctccctcactcctcctctccctcctctctccctctcctcatctcccgtaacttcccctctctttcaaaaATCAGTCTTCTCGTTCTCGTCTGCCtcagcctctcctcctctctctcctctctcccatcgcAAGTCGTTCGCttctttacctctcccttccctctcatcgtctctccatcaccctctcctctctcagtccccccccttcccatccctctctcctctctcaactctcctcgatcctctcctctcacactctctcgctcctctctcgtctctcatccctACTCTCTAtgcgactctcctctctctcctcgatcgtcttaactctctctccctcccaatctcgtcttctctctttcctgcctATCTCCTCNNNNNNNNNNNNNNNNNNNNNNNNNNNNNNNNNTCCCTTTCCCGGCTTATCCAGAGGAATTCGCCTTgatttctccctcctctcatctcctct
This window contains:
- the LOC119593312 gene encoding exoglucanase A-like (The sequence of the model RefSeq protein was modified relative to this genomic sequence to represent the inferred CDS: added 306 bases not found in genome assembly), whose protein sequence is MSITQIVPVNLLTFATSGRGIKNFQERERTVSPLKRRASLSFPVPSAVESVSATANGTMSISASWSTAQVEECVDHYYACIRDADTLTSDCLHTADSQAIFNGLSPCVDYEVEVRSVSPSGQLGSAIFDTATTKDVPTGAPQDLKILAVMSHSATVTFAAPATFPQCVHEYDTRIINLSDLNKRQPQLRPAGSLRTQEVFEGLAACTDYGIGLSAVTVSGFESPEVGCNFTTAEDTPSAPQGLNYTDVGAGSVSLRWFAPETNTLCAVTYRVTWSCDLDSGSEEFAFLDRPFEVKVTLTGLAAATAYTFSVSAKTASGDGGAESEPCHVTTLP